A genomic stretch from Serratia entomophila includes:
- a CDS encoding GNAT family N-acetyltransferase, whose product MKLSTERLTLQPIIADDWPLFLRLYQDPEVIRYIADPLTEAEIRTRFEARLPAWDKHGDHWLCLVMREKAGGEAVGITGFRPMWLPCRQAEVGYGILPSGHGKGYGKESLRAVLDFGFNACGFHKLTATVTEGNIASRRLLESCGFLLEGTLRDNFRLAGQWHADWLFGLLAAEFRAGQ is encoded by the coding sequence ATGAAGCTGAGTACGGAACGTTTGACCCTGCAGCCGATAATCGCCGACGACTGGCCGCTGTTCCTGCGCCTGTATCAGGATCCTGAGGTGATTCGCTATATCGCCGATCCGCTGACCGAGGCGGAAATCCGCACGCGGTTTGAGGCGCGGCTGCCGGCCTGGGATAAGCATGGGGACCACTGGCTGTGCCTGGTGATGCGCGAAAAGGCCGGCGGGGAGGCGGTGGGCATCACCGGTTTTCGCCCGATGTGGCTGCCTTGCCGGCAGGCGGAAGTGGGCTACGGCATTTTGCCGTCCGGGCACGGCAAGGGCTACGGCAAGGAATCGCTGCGGGCGGTGCTGGATTTTGGCTTCAACGCCTGCGGCTTCCACAAGCTGACCGCGACCGTCACCGAGGGCAATATCGCCTCGCGCCGCCTGCTGGAATCCTGCGGCTTCTTGCTGGAAGGCACGCTGCGCGACAACTTCCGGCTGGCGGGGCAGTGGCACGCTGACTGGCTGTTCGGGCTGCTGGCGGCGGAGTTTCGGGCGGGGCAATAA
- a CDS encoding DUF1479 domain-containing protein, with translation MASLLIDDIPAAIKSVKQQLRQALPNYREVFLALEDNIRGQVEQIRQELAAGQNPVPQIDAEDILQQRVSEQQKALIKQRGACAIRGVFPREKADAWNREVGDYLDRNNFVERLKNAAEDNYFGKLAASKPQIYGIYWSKPQVEARQDARMHAVQVFLNSLWQTESNGKQHFDPTRVATYADRTRRRPPNSSSLGLSPHVDSGTIERWLDENFRYVYRHVFSGNWQQYDPFAADGRTEVREIASPAVCSMFRTFQGWTALTPQRTNAGTLNLVPVANAMAYVLLRALQDDVADDDLCGAAPGRALSISEQWHPLLLSGISPIPDLEPGDTVFWHCDVIHAVENEHNGEFDSNVMYIAAAPGCAKNDAYLQRQLPSFIAGKTPPDFAPDDFEVDFVGRATLSLLTPLGKAQLGIK, from the coding sequence ATGGCTTCATTACTCATCGACGACATTCCGGCAGCGATTAAAAGCGTCAAACAACAGCTGCGCCAGGCGTTGCCCAACTACCGCGAGGTGTTTCTGGCGCTGGAGGACAACATCCGCGGCCAGGTGGAGCAAATCCGCCAGGAGCTGGCCGCCGGGCAAAATCCGGTGCCGCAAATCGATGCCGAAGACATTCTGCAGCAGCGCGTCAGCGAGCAGCAAAAAGCGCTGATCAAGCAGCGCGGCGCCTGCGCCATCCGCGGCGTGTTTCCGCGCGAGAAAGCCGATGCCTGGAACCGCGAGGTCGGCGACTACCTCGACCGCAACAACTTCGTCGAACGGCTGAAAAACGCCGCCGAAGACAACTACTTCGGCAAGCTGGCCGCCAGCAAGCCGCAGATCTACGGCATTTACTGGTCGAAGCCGCAGGTGGAAGCGCGGCAGGATGCGCGCATGCATGCGGTGCAGGTGTTCCTCAACAGCCTGTGGCAAACCGAGAGCAATGGTAAGCAGCACTTCGACCCGACGCGGGTCGCCACCTATGCCGATCGCACCCGCCGCCGCCCGCCGAACTCGTCGTCGCTGGGCCTGTCGCCGCACGTCGACAGCGGCACCATCGAGCGCTGGCTGGACGAAAACTTCCGCTACGTTTACCGCCACGTATTCTCCGGCAACTGGCAGCAGTACGATCCCTTCGCCGCCGACGGCCGCACCGAAGTGCGCGAGATAGCCTCGCCGGCGGTGTGCTCGATGTTCCGCACCTTCCAGGGCTGGACGGCGCTGACGCCGCAGCGCACCAACGCCGGCACGCTCAACCTGGTGCCTGTCGCCAACGCCATGGCCTATGTGCTGCTGCGCGCGCTGCAGGACGACGTCGCCGACGACGATCTGTGCGGCGCCGCGCCGGGCCGCGCGCTGTCGATCTCGGAACAATGGCATCCCCTTTTACTCAGTGGGATTTCCCCTATTCCCGATCTGGAGCCGGGCGATACGGTATTCTGGCACTGCGACGTGATCCACGCGGTGGAAAACGAGCACAACGGCGAGTTCGACAGCAACGTGATGTACATCGCCGCCGCGCCGGGCTGTGCGAAAAACGACGCCTACCTGCAGCGCCAGCTGCCGAGCTTTATCGCCGGCAAAACGCCGCCGGACTTCGCCCCCGACGACTTCGAAGTGGACTTCGTCGGCCGCGCCACCCTCAGCCTGCTGACGCCGCTGGGCAAAGCGCAGCTCGGCATCAAATAA
- a CDS encoding sensor histidine kinase, whose translation MLLAVFDRAALMLICLFFLTRTRLFRQLLQKEDHTPLELGIVTAIFSLFALFSTYSGINVEGSLVNVRVIAIMAGGILFGPWVGIITGVIAGVHRYLIDIGGITSVPCLITGIIAGISAGYINLKVKKEQRWRAGIIGGMLCESLTMLLIALWATPTSLGLDIVAQIALPMILGTVCIGLIVLLVQSVEDEKEVIAARQAKLALDIAHKTLPYFRNINGESLSTICQIIRQDIQADAVAITDTHQVLAYVGVGQEAYPIGREGLSRVTRESIRHGKIIIKNNLENPAAPQIHSQLVVPLWEKGEVTGALKIYYCHAHQITNTLKVMAVGLSQIISTQMEVSRIEHLRQMADKAEMRALQSKINPHFLFNALNAISSSIRLNPDTARQLIINLSRYLRYNLELNDELIDIRKELHQIQDYIAIEQARFGAKLTVIYDIDDDISVRIPSLLIQPLVENAIVHGIQPCKGKGVVVIAVKDRGDRVKISIKDTGHGIDRETIARVARNEMPGHNIGLLNVHHRVSLLYGEGLRIRRLEPGTEIAFYISKNGGKLQTEQGALPVGEPS comes from the coding sequence ATGCTGTTAGCGGTGTTTGATCGCGCCGCACTGATGTTAATCTGCCTGTTTTTCCTGACCCGCACCCGGCTGTTCCGCCAACTGCTGCAGAAAGAAGACCATACGCCGCTCGAGCTGGGCATCGTCACGGCGATTTTCTCGCTGTTCGCGCTGTTCAGCACCTATTCCGGCATCAACGTCGAAGGCTCGCTGGTCAACGTGCGGGTGATCGCCATTATGGCCGGCGGCATCCTGTTCGGCCCCTGGGTGGGCATCATTACCGGCGTCATCGCCGGGGTGCACCGTTATCTGATCGACATCGGCGGCATTACCTCGGTGCCTTGCCTGATCACCGGCATCATCGCCGGCATCAGCGCCGGCTACATCAACCTCAAAGTGAAGAAAGAGCAGCGTTGGCGCGCCGGCATCATCGGCGGCATGCTGTGCGAATCCCTGACGATGCTGCTGATCGCGCTGTGGGCCACCCCCACCTCGCTCGGGCTGGATATCGTCGCCCAGATAGCCTTGCCGATGATCCTCGGCACGGTGTGCATCGGGCTGATCGTGCTGCTGGTGCAGAGCGTCGAGGACGAAAAGGAGGTGATCGCCGCCCGCCAAGCCAAGCTGGCGCTGGATATCGCCCACAAGACGCTGCCCTACTTCCGCAACATCAACGGCGAATCGCTGAGCACCATCTGCCAGATCATCCGCCAGGACATCCAGGCCGATGCGGTGGCGATCACCGACACCCACCAGGTGCTGGCCTACGTCGGCGTGGGCCAGGAGGCTTACCCGATCGGCCGCGAGGGGCTGAGCCGCGTCACCCGCGAAAGCATCCGCCACGGCAAAATCATCATCAAAAACAATCTGGAGAACCCGGCCGCGCCGCAGATCCACTCGCAGCTGGTGGTGCCGCTGTGGGAAAAGGGCGAAGTGACCGGCGCGCTGAAAATTTACTACTGCCATGCCCACCAAATCACCAACACGCTGAAGGTGATGGCGGTCGGCCTGTCGCAGATCATCTCCACTCAGATGGAGGTGTCGCGCATAGAGCATCTGCGCCAGATGGCGGACAAGGCCGAAATGCGCGCGCTGCAAAGCAAGATCAATCCGCATTTCCTGTTCAACGCGCTGAACGCCATCTCCTCGTCGATTCGCCTTAATCCGGACACCGCTCGCCAGCTGATCATCAACCTGTCGCGCTACCTGCGCTATAACCTGGAGCTGAACGACGAGCTGATCGACATCCGCAAGGAGCTGCACCAGATCCAGGACTATATCGCCATCGAGCAGGCGCGCTTCGGCGCCAAGCTGACGGTGATTTACGACATCGACGACGATATTTCGGTGCGTATCCCCAGCCTGCTGATCCAACCGCTGGTGGAGAACGCCATCGTGCATGGCATCCAGCCCTGCAAGGGCAAGGGGGTGGTGGTGATCGCGGTGAAGGATCGCGGCGATCGGGTGAAAATCTCGATCAAGGACACCGGGCACGGCATCGATCGGGAAACCATCGCGCGGGTGGCGCGCAACGAGATGCCGGGCCACAATATCGGCCTGCTCAACGTGCATCACCGCGTTTCGCTGCTGTACGGTGAAGGGCTGCGCATCCGCCGCCTGGAGCCCGGCACCGAAATCGCCTTTTACATCAGCAAAAACGGCGGCAAACTACAGACGGAACAAGGCGCATTGCCCGTTGGGGAGCCCTCATGA
- a CDS encoding LytR/AlgR family response regulator transcription factor: MKAIIVEDEFLAQEELSYLIKKHSNIVIEATFEDGLDVLKYLQTHQVDAIFLDINIPSLDGVLLAQNISKFAHRPSIVFITAYKEHAVEAFEIEAFDYILKPYHEARIVTMLQKLEALHSRPASAPDHSAAPGRSSHSINLIKDERIIVTDINDIYYAAADEKVTRVYTRREEFVMPMNLTEFYGRLPEEHFFRCHRSYCVNLSKIREIVPWFNNTYILRLSDLEFEVPVSRSKVKEFRKLMRL; this comes from the coding sequence ATGAAAGCCATCATCGTCGAAGACGAGTTCCTCGCGCAGGAGGAGCTCAGCTATCTGATCAAAAAGCACAGCAACATCGTTATCGAGGCCACCTTCGAAGACGGGCTGGACGTGCTGAAGTACCTGCAGACGCATCAGGTCGACGCCATTTTCCTCGACATCAACATCCCGTCGCTGGACGGCGTGCTGCTGGCGCAAAACATCAGCAAGTTCGCCCATCGGCCGTCGATCGTGTTTATCACCGCCTATAAAGAACACGCGGTAGAGGCGTTCGAGATCGAGGCGTTCGACTACATCCTCAAGCCCTACCACGAGGCGCGCATCGTCACCATGCTACAAAAGCTGGAAGCGCTGCACAGCCGCCCCGCCAGCGCCCCCGATCACAGCGCGGCGCCGGGCCGCAGCAGCCACAGCATCAACCTGATCAAAGACGAGCGGATCATCGTCACCGACATCAACGACATCTACTATGCCGCCGCCGATGAGAAAGTGACGCGGGTCTACACCCGCCGCGAAGAGTTTGTGATGCCGATGAACCTCACGGAGTTTTACGGCCGCCTGCCGGAAGAGCACTTCTTCCGCTGCCACCGCTCTTACTGCGTCAACCTGTCGAAAATCCGCGAGATCGTGCCCTGGTTCAACAACACCTACATTCTGCGGCTGAGCGACCTGGAGTTTGAGGTGCCGGTCAGCCGCAGCAAGGTGAAGGAATTCCGCAAGCTGATGCGCCTGTAA
- a CDS encoding DUF2502 domain-containing protein, which produces MKKILLLLAAMLPLTLPLAGHAGVSIGVSVPGLSLHIGDRDNRGHYWDGGRWRDPRWWSEHRVYQRPRGYYYGPPPRVIYYGPPRREWRDRPYYRMSPPPGYYYRPGPRW; this is translated from the coding sequence ATGAAAAAGATACTGTTGTTACTGGCGGCCATGCTGCCGTTGACGCTGCCGCTGGCGGGCCACGCAGGCGTATCTATCGGCGTCAGCGTGCCTGGCCTGTCGTTGCATATCGGCGATCGCGATAATCGCGGCCATTACTGGGACGGCGGCCGCTGGCGCGACCCGCGCTGGTGGTCTGAACATCGTGTCTATCAACGGCCGCGGGGTTACTACTACGGGCCGCCGCCGCGGGTTATCTACTATGGGCCACCGCGGCGCGAATGGCGCGATCGCCCGTATTACCGCATGTCGCCACCGCCGGGCTATTACTACCGCCCGGGGCCGCGCTGGTAA
- a CDS encoding L-lactate MFS transporter, which produces MNTKPANRSLIVLGTIICQMGLGTIYTWSLFNQPLVDKFHWGLADVATTFSITSFFLAFATLFAGKLQERFGIRNLTLCSGVLVGLGLIASAHVSSLDMIYLLAGVVVGFAVGIAYISTLSNLIKWFPANKGLISGISVGAFGSGSLLFKYVNAALIADVGVSGAFFYWGAIVMALIVLGSLLLKEPVLAANTAQQGAGGLGNDFSVRQMLATKEAYLLFIIFFAACMSGLYLIGIVKDMGVQLAGMDLATAANTVSAVAIFNTAGRIILGTLSDKVGRMRVISFTMLVTALAIVALSFLTLNHTLFFICVGAVAFCFGGNITVFPAIVGDFFGLKNHSKNYGIIYQGFGLGALAGSFVAKYFGGFHATFMVIGVLSAASLLITLFIKAPKAVEQEEEGRQAAELAKA; this is translated from the coding sequence ATGAACACCAAACCGGCAAATCGCAGCTTAATCGTCCTCGGCACCATCATCTGCCAGATGGGCCTGGGCACTATCTACACCTGGAGCCTGTTCAACCAACCGCTGGTCGACAAGTTCCATTGGGGCCTGGCGGACGTCGCCACCACCTTCTCCATCACCAGCTTCTTCCTGGCCTTCGCCACGCTGTTCGCCGGCAAGCTGCAGGAGCGCTTCGGCATCCGCAACCTGACGCTGTGCTCCGGCGTGCTGGTCGGCCTGGGGTTGATCGCCAGCGCCCACGTCAGCTCACTCGATATGATTTACCTGCTGGCCGGCGTGGTGGTGGGCTTCGCGGTCGGCATCGCCTATATTTCCACCCTGTCCAACCTGATTAAATGGTTCCCGGCCAACAAGGGGCTGATCTCCGGCATCTCCGTCGGCGCCTTCGGCAGCGGCAGCCTGTTGTTCAAATACGTCAACGCCGCACTGATTGCCGACGTCGGCGTCTCCGGCGCCTTCTTCTACTGGGGCGCCATCGTGATGGCATTGATCGTGCTGGGTTCACTGCTGCTGAAAGAGCCGGTGCTGGCGGCCAACACGGCGCAACAAGGCGCAGGCGGCCTGGGCAACGACTTTAGCGTGCGCCAGATGCTGGCCACCAAAGAAGCCTACCTGCTGTTCATCATTTTCTTCGCCGCCTGCATGAGCGGCCTGTACCTGATCGGCATCGTGAAAGACATGGGCGTGCAGCTGGCCGGGATGGATCTGGCAACCGCCGCCAACACCGTCTCGGCGGTCGCCATCTTCAACACCGCCGGCCGCATCATCCTCGGCACCCTGTCCGATAAAGTGGGCCGCATGCGCGTCATCAGCTTCACCATGCTGGTGACGGCGCTGGCGATTGTGGCGCTGAGCTTCCTGACCCTGAACCATACGCTGTTCTTTATCTGCGTCGGCGCGGTAGCCTTCTGCTTCGGCGGCAACATCACCGTATTCCCGGCGATTGTCGGCGACTTCTTCGGCCTGAAAAACCACAGCAAGAACTACGGCATCATCTACCAGGGCTTCGGCCTGGGCGCGCTGGCCGGTTCGTTCGTCGCCAAATACTTCGGCGGCTTCCACGCCACCTTTATGGTGATTGGCGTGCTGTCGGCTGCATCACTGCTGATTACCCTGTTCATCAAGGCGCCGAAGGCGGTGGAACAGGAAGAGGAAGGCCGCCAGGCGGCGGAGCTGGCCAAAGCCTGA
- a CDS encoding alpha/beta fold hydrolase, with product MNLLLIPGFMTDKALWRDMKPALSSLGVITYGDISQGEDLREIALHNIALSPNRFVLVGFSLGGYVARWIASLAPERVQALVLIATSNQPDSDSQKAVKSRTAEMVNKESFGGLSPATIRTSLHACNRENKHLVEYIRAMSLRLGPEVFVRQLKLQRDNPPPLSSTLHCPILIIASAGDELRTLADAEALQHEFPVSTLRIIEGAGHMLPLEQPEILVKVVSTWLEESIHT from the coding sequence GTGAACTTACTGTTAATTCCGGGGTTTATGACTGATAAAGCATTATGGCGTGATATGAAACCTGCGTTATCTTCCCTAGGGGTAATTACTTACGGAGACATTTCACAGGGGGAGGATCTCAGAGAAATCGCTCTGCATAATATTGCACTGTCACCAAATCGATTTGTTCTGGTGGGATTTTCTTTAGGTGGGTATGTAGCGCGCTGGATTGCCAGCTTAGCGCCTGAAAGGGTCCAAGCCTTAGTGCTTATTGCCACGTCGAATCAGCCAGATAGCGACAGCCAAAAAGCAGTAAAATCCCGCACAGCTGAAATGGTGAACAAAGAGTCTTTTGGCGGGCTCAGCCCCGCAACTATTCGCACATCGCTCCATGCATGCAATAGAGAAAATAAACACCTGGTTGAGTACATCCGCGCCATGAGCCTGAGATTAGGACCGGAAGTATTTGTCCGTCAGTTAAAGTTGCAACGCGACAACCCGCCCCCTTTGTCGAGCACTCTGCACTGCCCCATATTAATCATTGCTTCAGCCGGTGATGAACTGAGAACGTTAGCTGATGCGGAGGCGTTGCAACATGAATTTCCCGTTTCCACTTTGCGCATCATAGAGGGCGCTGGACATATGTTGCCTCTTGAACAACCTGAAATATTGGTAAAAGTTGTCAGTACATGGCTAGAAGAGTCCATCCATACGTAA
- the glk gene encoding glucokinase, which translates to MTYALVGDVGGTNARLALCTVATGEITQAKTYSGLEFDSLEAVIRRYLQEHDIAVQDACIAIACPVTEDWVAMTNHSWAFSIKEMKANLGLSHLEVINDFTAVSMAIPMLSPDDVLQFGGGSAQKDKPIAVYGAGTGLGVAHLVHVDRRWVSLPGEGGHVDFAPNSEEEDVILEVLRAEVGHVSAERVLSGPGLVNLYRAIVKADHRLPEKLEPKDITERALADSCIDCRRALSLFCVIMGRFGGNLALNLGTFGGVYIAGGIVPRFMEFFKASGFRAAFEDKGRFKDYVRDIPVFMITHGQPGLLGAGAHLRQTLGMHL; encoded by the coding sequence ATGACCTATGCCCTCGTAGGTGATGTTGGCGGCACTAATGCTCGCCTGGCGCTGTGCACTGTTGCGACGGGTGAGATTACCCAGGCAAAAACGTATTCCGGCCTCGAATTCGACAGCCTGGAGGCGGTGATCCGCCGTTATCTGCAGGAGCATGATATCGCGGTGCAGGACGCCTGTATCGCGATCGCCTGCCCGGTGACCGAAGACTGGGTGGCGATGACCAACCACAGCTGGGCGTTCTCCATCAAGGAGATGAAGGCTAATCTGGGGCTGAGCCATCTGGAAGTGATCAATGACTTTACCGCGGTGTCGATGGCGATCCCGATGCTGTCGCCGGACGACGTGCTGCAGTTTGGCGGCGGCAGCGCGCAGAAGGACAAGCCGATTGCGGTCTACGGCGCCGGCACCGGGCTGGGCGTCGCTCATCTGGTGCATGTCGACCGCCGCTGGGTCAGCCTGCCGGGCGAGGGCGGCCACGTCGACTTTGCGCCGAACAGCGAAGAAGAAGACGTCATTCTGGAGGTGCTGCGCGCCGAAGTGGGGCACGTTTCCGCCGAGCGGGTGCTGTCCGGGCCGGGCTTGGTCAACCTGTATCGCGCCATCGTCAAGGCGGACCATCGCCTGCCGGAGAAGCTGGAGCCGAAGGATATCACCGAGCGCGCGCTGGCCGACAGCTGCATCGACTGCCGCCGCGCCCTGTCGCTGTTCTGCGTGATCATGGGCCGCTTTGGCGGCAACCTGGCGCTGAACCTGGGCACCTTTGGCGGCGTCTACATCGCCGGCGGCATCGTGCCGCGCTTTATGGAATTCTTCAAGGCGTCCGGTTTCCGCGCCGCCTTTGAAGACAAGGGGCGTTTCAAGGATTACGTGCGCGACATCCCGGTGTTCATGATCACCCACGGTCAGCCGGGCCTGCTGGGGGCGGGCGCCCACCTGCGCCAGACGCTGGGCATGCATCTGTAA
- a CDS encoding ion channel protein: MLHPRANAMLAFALPALIIGSASSLVLILVMKFADALQQLLWVNIPAALNIDTASPWWLIGILTLTGVAVGLILRYMPGHGGPDPATESLIGMPLPLSSLPGLGLALIIGLAGGVSLGPENPITAINIALVVAAGSRLLPKVPRMDWIILAAAGTIGALFGTPVAAALIFSQTLASNNETPLWDRLFAPLMAAAAGAVTTQLFFTPNFALQLDAYEVTRLPDVFSGALVALIAIALGMVALWCFPHLHRLFHSMKNPVLMLGLGGFLLGVLALFGGEITLFKGLDEMKRLASDQSFSVTALLTITLTKLAALVIAAACGFRGGRIFPAVFVGVALGLMLHQHVPAVPAAITVSCAIMGLVLVVTRDGWLSLFMAVAVVPELHLLPVLCIVMLPAWLVLAGKPLMLVNRRQPPYDD, from the coding sequence ATGCTGCACCCGCGCGCCAATGCCATGTTGGCCTTTGCTCTGCCCGCGCTGATTATCGGCTCCGCCTCCAGCCTGGTGCTTATTCTGGTGATGAAATTCGCCGATGCGCTGCAGCAACTGCTGTGGGTCAATATCCCGGCCGCCCTGAACATCGATACCGCTTCCCCCTGGTGGCTCATTGGCATACTGACGCTGACCGGCGTCGCCGTCGGGCTGATCCTGCGCTATATGCCCGGCCACGGCGGGCCGGACCCGGCCACCGAATCGCTGATCGGCATGCCGCTGCCGCTCTCTTCCCTGCCCGGCCTCGGGCTGGCGCTGATTATCGGCCTGGCCGGCGGCGTCAGCCTGGGGCCGGAAAACCCGATTACCGCCATCAATATCGCCCTGGTAGTGGCGGCCGGTTCGCGCCTGCTGCCCAAGGTGCCGCGCATGGACTGGATCATCCTCGCGGCGGCCGGCACCATCGGCGCGCTGTTCGGCACCCCGGTGGCCGCGGCGCTGATTTTTTCGCAAACCCTGGCGAGCAATAACGAGACGCCGCTGTGGGATCGGCTGTTCGCGCCGCTGATGGCGGCGGCGGCGGGCGCGGTCACCACCCAGCTGTTCTTCACGCCGAACTTTGCGCTGCAGCTCGATGCCTACGAGGTGACCCGGCTGCCGGATGTTTTCAGCGGCGCGCTGGTGGCGCTGATCGCCATCGCCCTCGGCATGGTCGCCCTGTGGTGTTTCCCGCACCTCCACCGCCTGTTCCATTCGATGAAAAACCCGGTGCTGATGCTCGGGCTGGGCGGTTTTCTGCTGGGGGTGCTGGCGCTGTTCGGCGGCGAGATTACCCTGTTTAAAGGGCTGGACGAGATGAAACGGCTGGCGTCCGATCAGAGCTTTTCGGTAACGGCGCTGCTGACCATTACGCTGACCAAGCTGGCGGCGCTGGTGATCGCCGCCGCCTGCGGTTTTCGCGGCGGGCGCATCTTCCCGGCGGTGTTCGTCGGCGTGGCGCTGGGGCTGATGCTGCATCAGCACGTTCCTGCGGTGCCGGCGGCGATCACCGTGTCGTGCGCCATCATGGGGTTGGTGCTGGTGGTTACGCGCGACGGCTGGCTCAGCCTGTTTATGGCGGTGGCGGTGGTGCCGGAACTGCACCTGTTGCCGGTGCTGTGCATCGTGATGTTGCCCGCCTGGCTGGTGCTGGCGGGCAAGCCCCTGATGCTGGTGAACCGGCGCCAACCGCCCTACGACGATTAA
- a CDS encoding aspartate/glutamate racemase family protein: protein MKVLGLLGGMSWESTIPYYRMINEQVKERLGGLHSAKIVLYSVDFHEVERLQHQGDWAGAGRLLANAAAALRAAGAEAIVICTNTMHKVAQAVEQASGLPLIHIADATALQVCRQGIRRVGLLGTRFTMEQDFYRGRLQEQHGIDVVTPVAADRDIVHRIIYDELCLGKIHDASREEYRRIIGTLEQQGARGIIFGCTEIGLLVGAQDASVPVFDTTAIHARAAAEYALA, encoded by the coding sequence ATGAAAGTGTTGGGCTTGCTGGGCGGCATGAGCTGGGAATCAACCATCCCTTATTACCGCATGATCAACGAGCAGGTGAAGGAACGCCTCGGCGGCCTGCACTCGGCCAAAATCGTACTTTACAGCGTCGACTTCCACGAGGTTGAACGCCTGCAGCACCAGGGCGACTGGGCGGGGGCCGGGCGGCTGTTGGCCAATGCCGCCGCCGCGCTGCGCGCCGCCGGCGCCGAGGCTATCGTCATTTGCACCAATACCATGCATAAAGTGGCGCAGGCGGTCGAACAGGCCAGCGGGCTGCCGCTGATCCACATCGCCGACGCCACCGCGCTGCAGGTGTGCCGGCAGGGGATCCGCCGGGTTGGGCTGCTGGGCACCCGCTTCACCATGGAGCAGGATTTTTACCGCGGCAGGCTGCAGGAACAGCACGGCATTGACGTGGTCACGCCGGTCGCCGCCGATCGCGACATCGTGCACCGCATTATCTACGACGAACTGTGCCTGGGGAAAATTCACGACGCGTCGCGTGAAGAATATCGCCGGATTATCGGCACTCTTGAACAGCAGGGCGCGCGCGGCATTATTTTCGGCTGTACCGAGATTGGCTTGCTGGTCGGCGCGCAGGATGCTTCGGTGCCGGTGTTCGACACCACCGCCATCCATGCGCGCGCCGCCGCGGAGTATGCGCTGGCTTAA
- a CDS encoding multidrug/biocide efflux PACE transporter, protein MQLQNKSFVERIVHAVGFEAIAVMICAPLGAWLLNRSMVQVGALAVMLSTVAMVWNMVYNTVFDRLWPVSRVARNLKVRVLHAVGFEAGFILIGVPIAAWMLNITWGQAFMLELGFFLFFLPYTMLYNWLYDTLRQRWFEARQPINSGAK, encoded by the coding sequence ATGCAACTGCAAAACAAGTCTTTCGTTGAACGTATCGTCCACGCCGTCGGCTTTGAGGCCATTGCCGTGATGATTTGCGCCCCGCTGGGCGCATGGCTGCTGAACCGTTCGATGGTGCAGGTCGGTGCGTTGGCGGTGATGTTGTCCACAGTCGCCATGGTGTGGAACATGGTCTATAACACGGTGTTCGACCGCCTGTGGCCGGTCAGCCGCGTGGCGCGGAATCTGAAAGTGCGGGTGCTGCACGCGGTCGGCTTCGAAGCCGGTTTTATCCTGATAGGCGTGCCGATCGCCGCCTGGATGCTGAACATTACCTGGGGGCAGGCCTTTATGCTGGAACTGGGCTTCTTCCTGTTCTTCCTGCCGTACACCATGCTCTATAACTGGCTGTACGACACGCTGCGCCAGCGCTGGTTCGAAGCGCGCCAGCCGATCAATTCCGGCGCCAAATAA